The Lycium barbarum isolate Lr01 chromosome 12, ASM1917538v2, whole genome shotgun sequence genome includes a region encoding these proteins:
- the LOC132624946 gene encoding metal transporter Nramp3.1-like, with translation MPPHDEEQQQLLANRLLEEEETAYEYSDKVHIIGFNEPDDGDFTKTPPFSWKKLWAFTGPGFLMSIAFLDPGNLEGDLQAGAIAGYSLLWLLFWATAIGLLVQLLAARLGVATSRHLAELCRDEYPKWARLLLWIMTELALIGADIQEVIGSAIAIKILSRGFLPLWSGVVITALDCFIFLFLENYGVRKLEALFGILIAVMAVSFAWMFGETKPNGVELLVGMVVPRLSSKTIKQAVGIVGCVIMPHNVYLHSALVQSRHIDHHKTGRVREALKYYSIESTIALAVSFIINLFVTTVFAKSFYGSEIANSIGLENAGQYLQEKYGGGVFPILSIWAIGLLAAGQSSTITGTYAGQFIMGGFLHMRLKKWQRALITRSCAILPTLIVALAFDTSEKSLDVLNEWLNILQSVQIPFALIPLLCLVSREEIMGVFKIGSTLKVTSWLVAALVMLINGYLLMDSLSSAVSGVLFTSVVLAFTGAYVAFIVYLILREITFPDCFVKNKSITSIDN, from the exons ATGCCTCCACACGATGAAGAACAGCAACAATTGTTGGCTAACAGATTACTTGAGGAAGAAGAAACAGCCTATGAATATTCCGACAAAGTCCATATTATCGGATTCAACGAACCTGACGATGGAGATTTCACAAAAACACCTCCTTTTTCCTGGAAAAAACTATGGGCTTTTACTGGGCCTGGTTTCTTGATGAGTATTGCCTTTTTGGATCCGGGAAATCTTGAAGGAGATCTTCAGGCTGGTGCTATTGCTGGGTATTCACTGTTATGGTTACTATTTTGGGCTACGGCTATTGGGTTGCTTGTTCAGCTTTTGGCGGCTCGTTTGGGTGTGGCTACGTCTAGACATTTGGCTGAGCTTTGTAGAGATGAATATCCTAAATGGGCTAGGTTGCTTTTGTGGATCATGACTGAATTGGCTCTTATTGGAGCTGATATCCAAGAGGTTATTGGTAGTGCTATTGCTATCAAGATTTTGAGTCGTGGGTTCTTGCCTCTTTGGTCTGGTGTTGTCATTACTGCTCTTGATTG CTTTATATTCTTATTTCTTGAAAACTATGGAGTGAGGAAGCTGGAAGCACTCTTTGGCATCCTTATTGCAGTTATGGCGGTCTCATTTGCATGGATGTTTGGAGAAACGAAACCTAATGGGGTTGAACTTCTTGTTG GTATGGTGGTTCCAAGACTAAGCTCCAAGACAATAAAGCAGGCAGTTGGAATTGTAGGGTGTGTTATCATGCCTCACAATGTGTATCTTCATTCTGCTCTAGTGCAGTCCAGACATATTGACCACCATAAGACCGGCAGAGTTCGAGAAGCACTTAAATACTACTCCATAGAGTCGACAATTGCCTTGGCAGTTTCATTCATTATCAATCTGTTTGTTACAACAGTGTTTGCAAAGTCATTTTATGGTAGTGAAATAGCCAATAGCATTGGCCTAGAAAATGCTGGTCAATATCTTCAGGAAAAGTATGGTGGGGGAGTGTTCCCCATCCTTTCTATCTGGGCTATTGGATTACTGGCTGCTGGACAAAGTAGCACTATAACTGGCACTTATGCTGGGCAATTTATAATGGGAGGTTTTCTGCACATGAGGTTGAAAAAATGGCAGAGAGCGTTAATAACAAGAAGTTGTGCTATCCTCCCAACTCTGATCGTTGCTCTTGCTTTTGACACCTCTGAGAAATCATTAGATGTTCTCAACGAGTGGCTTAATATTCTTCAGTCTGTCCAAATCCCTTTTGCCCTGATCCCCCTTCTTTGTCTTGTATCCAGAGAAGAAATCATGGGTGTTTTCAAGATTGGCTCTACTCTGAAG GTGACATCATGGCTTGTGGCTGCGCTGGTTATGCTGATTAATGGCTATCTTTTGATGGACTCCTTATCTTCTGCAGTCAGTGGGGTGTTGTTTACATCCGTTGTTTTAGCATTTACGGGTGCATACGTTGCTTTTATTGTATACCTCATTTTGCGGGAAATTACCTTCCCCGATTGTTTTGTAAAAAACAAGAGTATCACGAGCATAGATAATTGA
- the LOC132624709 gene encoding uncharacterized protein LOC132624709 codes for MEEPTCTNTQAEAMAIVQALRYMKERQYQQIIIETDSLLLKNIILKVWETPWQIIEMVEEIWRLMNNKTVRVIHIMREGNMLADHLANLALDHGEVDSESFQELGMQGRRWINNDKLQLPYLRIRPCKR; via the coding sequence ATGGAAGAACCAACTTGTACTAATACTCAGGCAGAAGCTATGGCTATAGTACAAGCTCTGAGATATATGAAGGAAAGGCAGTATCAACAGATTATAATTGAAACAGACTCTCTTTTATTAAAGAATATCATACTCAAAGTTTGGGAAACTCCCTGGCAGATAATTGAAATGGTGGAGGAAATCTGGAGATTAATGAATAATAAAACAGTTAGGGTGATACATATAATGAGAGAGGGCAATATGCTAGCAGATCACCTGGCTAATTTGGCACTAGATCATGGAGAAGTGGATTCAGAATCTTTCCAGGAGTTGGGAATGCAAGGGAGGAGATGGATTAACAATGATAAGTTACAATTACCATACTTAAGGATCAGACCATGCAAGAGATGA